Within the Gloeobacter kilaueensis JS1 genome, the region CGAAAATCTTGAATGTCGCGGTCGATGTAGATGCCCGCAAAGTAGAGCGTCCCCTGGTAAAAGGCGAGGGCACCGACCACCTGCTGGAGGTCGGCGAGATCTTCTTGCACGATGCGGCCCAAAAAGTAAGGATTGTTGCCGCTGCGGGTGCCGGTGTGGCTGCTGGTCTGCGCAGAGTAGATCACAGCCTCAGTACCCCATCTGCTGGGCCATCTCCTGGATGCCCTGGGCCGTCTCCGCGTCCACCGCCCACTCGTAGGTGCCCTTGAGAGGCGGAATGGGTACTTTGCTGTTGCGCAACTTTGGATTGGAAAGAAACTTGGGATCGTTGCCGAAGGGAGCGTTGAGCGGTCCCATCCGGGCGTAGGGCGATTTTTCGGGCGTCTTCATCTGCTCGATCGCCTCTTCGTCGGTGCGGATGCCCAGCCACTCGGCGATCTGCGGCAAATAAATATCGAGGTCCGAAAGCAAATCTTCGCCCCGGATGCGCATCCCCTGCCCCAGAGGCAGCCGCTCCATAAAAGCATTGATCTTTTGATGGGCGGTGAACCAGAGCTTGAGGGGACTGATCTTGACCCGCTTTTTGGGTTCTGGATCTTCTTCGTCGTCGATAAAGGCCGGGTCGATGCGCCAGCCGACTTTGGCCTGCATCTCGCCCACCTGCTCGCGGGTCTGAAAGATGACGGCGATAAATTCTTGAATCGACTTGGCGGTGCCCACCGGATGGCGGGTCAGGTGCAAAAAGCGCGCCCTCGGAAACATCTGAAAGGCCCGCTCCATATTCTCGATTTTGAGAATCGTCGTGGGCGATTTGTCTACGCCGATCTGGGGCGATACGTTGTCGAGCAGATAGTTAAAGACCTGCTCGCAGCTCATGTGCATGTGTTCGTTGATCCAGAGGCGGGCGCGGTGGACGCTCAATTCTGTCTGTACCCCTTCGTGAA harbors:
- a CDS encoding sulfotransferase family protein; this encodes MSNYAPLIILTPPRSFSSVVGTLLGRHPDLYGFPELNLFKTDTLEDLNVARIQRRWPTAMDGLARSLAQIHEGVQTELSVHRARLWINEHMHMSCEQVFNYLLDNVSPQIGVDKSPTTILKIENMERAFQMFPRARFLHLTRHPVGTAKSIQEFIAVIFQTREQVGEMQAKVGWRIDPAFIDDEEDPEPKKRVKISPLKLWFTAHQKINAFMERLPLGQGMRIRGEDLLSDLDIYLPQIAEWLGIRTDEEAIEQMKTPEKSPYARMGPLNAPFGNDPKFLSNPKLRNSKVPIPPLKGTYEWAVDAETAQGIQEMAQQMGY